In the Pongo abelii isolate AG06213 chromosome 2, NHGRI_mPonAbe1-v2.0_pri, whole genome shotgun sequence genome, atatatatCCTAAAACATaatcactttttaatggagtaCCTTGGAGAGAGATGAGCTCACAGCTATTGGTTTCATTTAAAGACACGGGATGTGGGGAATGCTCATTCCTAGCAAGGCAACCTCCACTCAGACTTTTTGAAGATAGTGTTGTAGTCCTGTGGCCCCAACTTACAGACTCCTTGTCTTGAACAATCAGCTGTATCCCCATCTCTGCTTTTATACAGAGTCTGCTTCCATTTAGCACCTGATAAATTCCAGTCTTGACTGACGATGGCTGAGGTGCAAGGGTGGGCCCAGGAACCGTGGAGGCAGGTGCGGCTGTGCGGGTGGTATTGTGGGCAGCTGCCGTTGTTCCTGGGGCATGGGTGGGTTGAACGGGCTTCTGACCGGTTGTGCTTTTGTGTGGTGCTATGGATAAAGTTTCTGGTAGGGTGGTCTGGTTACTGGGTTGAGTGGTGTTCCCAGTTGTGTGGCTGACGGTTGATGAACTGGTTCCAGTTGTATGAGCTGGTGGGGTGATGGTGGGTGGCAGTGAATAAGGCGCTAAGCTAGGGCCGACTGTAACTTCAGTAACTGGAGGAGCTGTGTGTGAGTTGTTGGGTGTGGCTTGGGTTGTGACCAGGGTGTAGGTAATTGGGCTGGTGGTTGCAGTGTTTTTTGTAGTTGCTGGGGTAGTTGGAGTTTTCACTGTGGCCGCTGTTTGAAAGGTGATGTGGCCATCCATGGATCTTGCTGCTAAAGTTTGGTGAGGTGCTTGCTTAGCTGGTTGCTGGACAGGTTTTGCTATGTCCTGTACTGTTGCTGCTGCAGTAGGTTGAGAATAATCTCTGgtttctggaaatgcttttgCTCTCATTTGACTGCCATCGTGCAAAATTACtgaaaattaggaaataaaagTGTTAAAAACACTAACCAATTGCTTACAAGGTCCCTCTCCCATCCCCATCTTAATGTTTGTTCATAAAAAAACCTAACATGCATATTTTTATACTTGGGGGAAATTTACAAGGGTATAACAATGAAGCAAACATCACCAAAGATTCTACCCCTAGGCCACAGTTGTAATGTTCTGGTTGTATCCATGTCTT is a window encoding:
- the LAMP3 gene encoding lysosome-associated membrane glycoprotein 3 → MPRQLRAAAALFASLAVILHDGSQMRAKAFPETRDYSQPTAAATVQDIAKPVQQPAKQAPHQTLAARSMDGHITFQTAATVKTPTTPATTKNTATTSPITYTLVTTQATPNNSHTAPPVTEVTVGPSLAPYSLPPTITPPAHTTGTSSSTVSHTTGNTTQPSNQTTLPETLSIAPHKSTTGQKPVQPTHAPGTTAAAHNTTRTAAPASTVPGPTLAPQPSSVKTGIYQVLNGSRLCIKAEMGIQLIVQDKESVFSPRRYFNIDPNATQASGNCGTRKSNLLLNFQGGFVNLTFTKDEESYYISEVGAYLTVSDPETIYQGIKHAAVIFQTAVGHSFKCVSEQSLQLSAHLQLKTTNVHLQAFDFEDDHFGNVDECSSDYTIVLPVIGAIVVGLCLMGMGVYKIRLKCQSSGYQRI